The DNA region TGTGGTTAAAAATTTTATTATTCAAGGAGGAAATACCGACGATGCTAAAGTAGCTAAACGACGAAGAGATATTGGGCATTATTTATTACCAACAGATACTAAAAGAGGATTTACACACCATCGTGGCGTTATATCTATGCCTAGTAGCGATATTGACAATCCGCATAAATTAGCATCTCCTTTCGAGTTTTTTATTACCCAACAAGACGCGTTTCATTTAGATGGTAATTACACCATATTTGGAGAAGTAATCTCTGGTTTAGATGTTGTAGATCAAATAAATGCTGTGCCAGTAGATGAAGCCGATTGGCCACTACATAACGTTTATATTAAAACAGTTCGCATTTTAGAATAAAGTTAATCTTTATACAAACTAGGTAAGCTAATTTTAAATCTAACTGCAACCAGCCTAACTATTATAACGACTAGTCCAGAAATGACAAACACAAAGTTTGTGATTAAAGGTAATTGACTGACTGTAAAATAAGTGATTCCTCCTAAAATACACGCTGTTGCATAGACTTCTTTTCTAAAAATAACAGGAATTTCGTTACATAAAATATCTCTAATTACACCACCAAAACAAGCACTCATCGTGCCTAAAAAAATACAAATTACGGGATGTAAATCGGCAGAAATTCCTTTTTCAATTCCTAAAACTGTATAAAGTCCAATCCCTATGGTATCAAATAAAAACAAAGATTTTCTTAAATAATCTATCTTATCTCTAAAGATTACAGCAAAAACAGTAGAGCCAAAAATTAGGTAAGCGTAATTCATGTCTTTCATCCAACTAACAGGCGTTTCTCCTATTAAAACATCTCTTAACGTTCCTCCACCAACAGCTGTTACAAAAGCAATAATTAATATACCAAAAGCATCCATACGCTTATTTAATGCGACAAGTACACCAGAAATAGCAAATGCAATTGTACCTAATATATCGATGATGTAAAACATTAAAAACTATTTTAAGATTGTGAAGATATTTATAGCAATTTGTTAAGATTACATGTTTTGTGTGTAGTAATTATAATCTTTTATCACAGTTGATATAAATTGAATATCATTACTCTCTAACTGATTTTTTATCCCCATTACCTCTATTACTTTTTCTCTTAGTTTAATTAAAGTTGCATAATCTTTAGATTTTTTAGCAGTTAAAAAAGTGTCTTTAATTATTCTAACGTCGTTATCTGATAATCTAATAACATTTGGATAGGTTGGTATGTAATCGGTATCTAATTCTTCTAAAATTGTATGGCTAATATTCACCTTGTTTTTTAATGCTATAACACCAGTTCCTGCAGTCATATCTCCAATTCTTTGGTTTTTATCACTGCTTATAATTGCTATTAACCCAATTATTCCAGATAATAAATTAAGATCTACAATCCTAAAAAACCAGCGTACTACAAAATCTGGTAAGGCTGCTTGATAACCATCTATTTTTACTACTTTAATTTTCATTACACGTTTTCCTGGTGTTTGTCCATCAAGCAATGCTTCAAAAATTAAAGAATAAAATATAGCCGGCAAGTAAAAAAAGACTACAACTGCCATAACAGACCATTGGTCCATGTCTTTTGCCCAAGATTCAAAATTAAAAGCTTTAAAAAGCAATTGGTACACAACAATAGCATAGGCTATTTTTATTACCCAATCTATTAAATATGCAAGTAAGCGTTCTCCTACACTTGCAGCTTCAAAGTTTATATTAACGTTTTGGGTTGTATTTATAGATATATTGACCATAAAGATATACCAAATGTAATCATTTTTTTATCGCTTAAAAGTAGTTTTAAAATAAAAATATGTAGATTTGGTTACTTTATGAGAGAAGTCGCTTTTATCAAAACCAACAAAGAAAAATGGCTTGAATTTGAACAAGCTATTTTTGGAAAACATCTAAAAAACCCAGACGAATTAGCCTCACTTTACACACAATTGGTTAATGATTTGTCCTACGCGCAAACCTATTACCCTAAAAGTAAAACGGTTTTATACTTAAATAATCTGGCTGCAAAAGCGTTTCAAAAAATCTATAAAACTAAGCGACAAGACACTAATAGATTTATTCATTTTTGGAAAACTGAAGTCCCGTTAATTCTTTTTGAATATAGACGATATCTAGCTTACGCTTTTATTATTTTTTTAAGCTTTGTAGCTATTGGCGCTTTATCTGCCGAGTATGATGATGCGTTTATAAGATTAGTTTTAGGTGATGGATATGTAAACCAAACCTTAGAAAATATAGAAAAAGGCGATCCTGTAGCTATTTATAAAAGTGGTAGTAATTGGGGAAGCGCTTTTGGTATTACCTTAAATAATCTTTATGTAGGTATAACCTCTTTTGTATTTGGTGTTTTTGGTGGAATTGGTACTGGATATATCATGATGGAAAATGGTATTATGGTTGGCGCTTTTCAATATTTATTTGTTAAAGAAGATGTGTTTTGGGAAAGCGTTAGAGGTATTTGGATACATGGCGCTATGGAGATATTTGCAATTGTAATAGAAGGTGCTGCTGGATTTATTTTAGGCGCAAGTATATTGTTTCCTAAAACATACTCTAGAATGATTTCTTTTAAAACCGGAGTTAAAACTGGAGTTAAAATATTAATTAGCACATTTCCTTTTACTATTGCTGCTGGAATTTTAGAAGGTTACGTTACAAGATACTCTAATGTAATGCCTAATTGGTTATCTATAGGCATTATACTTTTTACATTAAGTTTAATTTCATTTTACTATTTAATTTATCCATTTATAGTTCATAAAAAAGCAAAAAAAGAGCATGCAATTATACCAAACTAGAGATTTTAATTCGTTTTTTCAAGATACGTTTACCTTTTTAAAACAAAACGGAAAACACTTTTTTACTAACTTTTTTAGTATTAGTGGCGCATTAATATTAATCTTAGGATTAATAAGTTACTATGTATCTAAAACTTATACAGAAGCATTAATTTATAA from Mesoflavibacter profundi includes:
- a CDS encoding stage II sporulation protein M, whose product is MREVAFIKTNKEKWLEFEQAIFGKHLKNPDELASLYTQLVNDLSYAQTYYPKSKTVLYLNNLAAKAFQKIYKTKRQDTNRFIHFWKTEVPLILFEYRRYLAYAFIIFLSFVAIGALSAEYDDAFIRLVLGDGYVNQTLENIEKGDPVAIYKSGSNWGSAFGITLNNLYVGITSFVFGVFGGIGTGYIMMENGIMVGAFQYLFVKEDVFWESVRGIWIHGAMEIFAIVIEGAAGFILGASILFPKTYSRMISFKTGVKTGVKILISTFPFTIAAGILEGYVTRYSNVMPNWLSIGIILFTLSLISFYYLIYPFIVHKKAKKEHAIIPN
- a CDS encoding RDD family protein, whose translation is MVNISINTTQNVNINFEAASVGERLLAYLIDWVIKIAYAIVVYQLLFKAFNFESWAKDMDQWSVMAVVVFFYLPAIFYSLIFEALLDGQTPGKRVMKIKVVKIDGYQAALPDFVVRWFFRIVDLNLLSGIIGLIAIISSDKNQRIGDMTAGTGVIALKNKVNISHTILEELDTDYIPTYPNVIRLSDNDVRIIKDTFLTAKKSKDYATLIKLREKVIEVMGIKNQLESNDIQFISTVIKDYNYYTQNM
- a CDS encoding trimeric intracellular cation channel family protein gives rise to the protein MFYIIDILGTIAFAISGVLVALNKRMDAFGILIIAFVTAVGGGTLRDVLIGETPVSWMKDMNYAYLIFGSTVFAVIFRDKIDYLRKSLFLFDTIGIGLYTVLGIEKGISADLHPVICIFLGTMSACFGGVIRDILCNEIPVIFRKEVYATACILGGITYFTVSQLPLITNFVFVISGLVVIIVRLVAVRFKISLPSLYKD
- a CDS encoding peptidylprolyl isomerase, with amino-acid sequence MRLLILLSCFVFLFNCEDKQSKTKSNTLKTTQVKDSIKKEVDSVKKDTVSKRKYPFLTEENAMDFFLEYEKENPENKVRITTDKGDIDILLYDKTKFHRANFIYLTKIGAFDDTQFHRVVKNFIIQGGNTDDAKVAKRRRDIGHYLLPTDTKRGFTHHRGVISMPSSDIDNPHKLASPFEFFITQQDAFHLDGNYTIFGEVISGLDVVDQINAVPVDEADWPLHNVYIKTVRILE